In Armatimonadota bacterium, the genomic stretch TTTTGAATCCGCTGCGCCAAGAATCGCCTGGGTAGGCGCCGCCAACAGCTTCCGCCCGCCTGCAAACGCAACCAAATCTAGCGAGAAGGAAATCGCCCTAGCGACCGGTTCAGGAGGTTCCAACACCCACGTTTTTGTCGTTGATGAATCCATCGGCAACTTGGCTACGAAATCACTCAAGGATGCTGGCCCGGTTTGCAAACTGACTCTCCTCGACTTCAATCGCATCGCGAAGCTGACCGTCAATGCAAAGAAATCGGACGCACCGCTGGCTGCGGGATTGGTGGTTGTGTCCTCGGGCAAGGAAACTTTCAAAGCGTTGCTCACACCGTCGGACCAGGGCTCAGTGGATGTTTATGGAGTGCCACCAGGTTCGATTACCATCGCCGTAGAAACGAACAAGTCTGGCGAGCCGGTCAAAATCCCGAAGCAAGTTACCGAGATCGCAATGGATCGTAGCGCGGAGGATCTATCGCCGACCATAGACTTTGCCATTTCAGCAGATGTGGACATCGTGGCACCTGCTAACGAAACCAAGGAGACCCCCAAGCCCGATTCCAGCCCTGAAACATCGCCTGGCGCCAGCACTTCCTCGGATAAGGGCGGGGTGAATCCATTGATCTACATACTCGCACTTGGAGCGATTGGCGGTGTCGCCTACGCTCTCATCAAGTACTTGCCCCAACACAAGGACAAGATCGATGCAGAATTGAAGAAGATCGGGGTTCAAATCCCAACAGATCCATCTGTTCAGCCCGATGACCAGGCACCTCCTGCACCACTGCCCGATATCCCAGTCGCGCCAGCGACCATAGATCTGGGCTCAGAAGCTTCGATTGCACCTGCGTCCCCAGTGGTTCAGCCCAGCGCAACGCCGATGGAACCCACACTGATTTGTGGCGCAAGGTCTATCGTCTTAACTCCTGGCTCTCATACAGTCACGCGCGAACCTGGCAGCCTGCTGAGCTTCGAGGGCGAATCGTCTGTTAGCCGTGCTCATGCCGTTGTCACGGTGGATGGCAATGTAGTCACGATTTCGGACTCCGGTTCGACCAACGGCACCTTTGTAAACGGTGCGAAGATTGAAACTCCGACCCAGCTCAAGAATGGAGATACCGTTCACTTCGGGGCGATCAAATGTGAATTTCGAGGTGGTGCAGCATAGGACGCGCTGTTTTATTAGCATTTGCGGGATTGGTTGGCGGCGCGATCACTTTTGCTATCCGGGAGCCGTTCAAGCCACCCTATGGCGACATGCAGCGCTGGTCGCAATGGGAGGGTGTCACGGGGCTTTGCCTCGGCTTTCTCATTGGAGCGTTGATTGGAATTGTTTCTGGCTACCTGCAAGGCTCGAAAGTCCACTCGATCCGAGGAGGCATCGTGGGAGGCTTGGTCGGCGCAATCGCGGGTTCAGTAGGCATATCCGTCGGTTCGGTTGTGTTTGCATTTGCGCAAAAGTTGCCATTGGTGGGTCTGGCCGGAGGAGTGCCAGCCAGAGCATTGGGCTGGGGAATGATGGGCGTTGTCATTGGCCTAGCTGAAGGCGGCGTCGGACTGAGCCTGAAGCGCGCTTACTATGGGCTGATCGGTGGCCTGCTGGGTGGAGTTCTCGGCGGAGCGCTCTTTGAAGTTGCTGCGATGTCCATTGGTACCGCACAAGCGACCGTCGAAGGCGGACCCGCAGAAGTCGGCACCGTCCCTCGCGCGATTGGATTTGCCGTTCTTGGCGCGGGTATCGGGCTGATGATCGGTGTCGTAGAGGCGCTTTCACGAAAGGCTTGGGTGCGCCTGATCCTAGGCCGCAACGAAGGGAAAGATTGGAGCCTCGATGCGCCCGTGACGGTGCTTGGAAGCTCTGAGAGTGCCCACATTCCATTGTTTGGTGACCCGAACGTAACCCCGCAACACGCCTGTATCCGAAATGAGCGCGGACAGTACGTGATCTACGACATGAACACGCCAATTGGGATCGCCGTTAGTGGTGTCCCGACTCGGCAGGCGATTTTGCGGCCGGGTGAATTCTTCCAAATAGGTCAACACCTATTACAATTCAACTTGCGCGGACATGCTGCCCCAGCCGCGATGCCTGCGAGCATTCCGGCACCAGCCCAAGTCCCGATGCAAACTCAGCCCCCAGCACCGATCCAGACGCCTTCAGCTCCCACGGTGGCCATGCCCGCCGCTGTTCCCGCTTCAACCCAACTCAGCATCGTTGCAGTCACCGGCCCGATGACAGGTCAGCGATTCCCTGTGACTCAAGTTGTCGAGTTGGGGAGAGAAGGCGGTTCGATTCCGTTGTCATGGGACACCCACCTCAGCCGAAAACACGCCCGTATCGAGCCAGCAGGGCAGCAATTGCGGCTTGTCGATCTCGCGAGTACAAACGGAACAATGGTGAACGGTCAGCGAATCGCTGACGTCCTTTTGAAGCCGGGTGATCGTTTTACGATTGGAGCCACAACCTTTTTGATTGAATAGCCATGTCTAATCCAGATCCAAACAAGACTGCCGCCATGCCGGCGATGCCAGGATTCGATCCGAACCGAACGATCGTCACTCCGATTGCTCCTGGGAGCTTGACAGGCACCGGCAGTACCGATCCGAACCGAACAGTCGCGATGACTGCCGCTGTGATCCCAGCAGGGATTAGCGCCGAAATTACGAGCAGTCGCGACGCGACGATGGCGAATGGCCCTGCTCGCGAGCAGTTTTTGTTGGAGATTCATGGGCATTCGGGTGATCCGGGCCTCCCAGGGATCAGCGAGAACGCGCCGCGAACTCCGCTGAACCTCTGCTTAGTGCTCGATCGGTCCGGTTCGATGGAAGGCGCACCGCTTGAATATGCCAAAGCCGCCTGCAATTATGTGATCGACTTCTTGGGACCGAACGATGTG encodes the following:
- a CDS encoding FHA domain-containing protein → MRRPNPHATIAFFLSVLASSCPAQVRLVFESAAPRIAWVGAANSFRPPANATKSSEKEIALATGSGGSNTHVFVVDESIGNLATKSLKDAGPVCKLTLLDFNRIAKLTVNAKKSDAPLAAGLVVVSSGKETFKALLTPSDQGSVDVYGVPPGSITIAVETNKSGEPVKIPKQVTEIAMDRSAEDLSPTIDFAISADVDIVAPANETKETPKPDSSPETSPGASTSSDKGGVNPLIYILALGAIGGVAYALIKYLPQHKDKIDAELKKIGVQIPTDPSVQPDDQAPPAPLPDIPVAPATIDLGSEASIAPASPVVQPSATPMEPTLICGARSIVLTPGSHTVTREPGSLLSFEGESSVSRAHAVVTVDGNVVTISDSGSTNGTFVNGAKIETPTQLKNGDTVHFGAIKCEFRGGAA
- a CDS encoding FHA domain-containing protein, translating into MVGGAITFAIREPFKPPYGDMQRWSQWEGVTGLCLGFLIGALIGIVSGYLQGSKVHSIRGGIVGGLVGAIAGSVGISVGSVVFAFAQKLPLVGLAGGVPARALGWGMMGVVIGLAEGGVGLSLKRAYYGLIGGLLGGVLGGALFEVAAMSIGTAQATVEGGPAEVGTVPRAIGFAVLGAGIGLMIGVVEALSRKAWVRLILGRNEGKDWSLDAPVTVLGSSESAHIPLFGDPNVTPQHACIRNERGQYVIYDMNTPIGIAVSGVPTRQAILRPGEFFQIGQHLLQFNLRGHAAPAAMPASIPAPAQVPMQTQPPAPIQTPSAPTVAMPAAVPASTQLSIVAVTGPMTGQRFPVTQVVELGREGGSIPLSWDTHLSRKHARIEPAGQQLRLVDLASTNGTMVNGQRIADVLLKPGDRFTIGATTFLIE